The Paenibacillus sp. RUD330 genome has a segment encoding these proteins:
- the wecB gene encoding UDP-N-acetylglucosamine 2-epimerase (non-hydrolyzing), which yields MRVMTVLGTRPEIIRLSLIIGKLDRLAASHVLVHTGQNYTASLNDVFFEEMGIRKPDHVMTGGSHSLGGQLSLMFGEMERLLRLEKPDVVLLLGDTNSALCAIVAERMGIPVVHMEAGNRCYDLTVPEEKNRRIIDSVSTINMPYTEYSKSNLLREGFPAGRIVRTGNPIHEVMEHYKDRIAASGILERLGLLEKEYVLVTTHRAENVDVPAHLDGILEGLNLIADRSGKRLVCSIHPRTRSRIESGGTAVSPHPLVEFHEPFGFFDFVRLEQSAWCAVSDSGTVQEECCLLGVPTVTIRNTTERPETVDCGSNVVSGLRAGNIADAVEVMTSLPPSWTLPAGYQSPDVSDIVVKYLLGGKWNV from the coding sequence GTGCGCGTAATGACCGTACTCGGCACGCGGCCGGAGATCATCCGGCTGAGCCTCATCATCGGCAAGCTGGACCGGCTGGCGGCAAGCCATGTACTGGTCCATACGGGCCAGAATTATACGGCTTCGCTGAATGATGTCTTTTTCGAAGAGATGGGAATCCGCAAGCCGGACCATGTCATGACAGGGGGCAGCCATTCGCTGGGAGGGCAGCTGTCGCTCATGTTCGGCGAGATGGAGCGGCTGCTCCGGCTGGAGAAGCCCGATGTCGTCCTGCTGCTCGGCGACACCAACAGCGCGCTGTGCGCGATCGTCGCGGAGCGGATGGGCATTCCGGTCGTGCACATGGAAGCGGGCAACCGCTGTTACGACCTCACCGTGCCGGAGGAGAAGAACAGGCGGATCATCGATTCCGTATCGACCATCAACATGCCTTATACGGAGTACAGCAAGAGCAATCTGCTGCGCGAGGGCTTTCCGGCGGGCCGGATCGTCCGGACCGGCAATCCGATTCATGAAGTGATGGAGCATTACAAGGACCGGATCGCCGCAAGCGGCATTCTGGAGCGGCTCGGACTGCTGGAGAAGGAGTATGTCCTCGTCACGACCCACCGCGCCGAGAACGTGGACGTGCCCGCCCATCTCGACGGCATCCTCGAAGGCTTGAACCTGATCGCGGACCGCAGCGGCAAGCGGCTCGTCTGCAGCATCCATCCCCGCACCCGATCCCGCATCGAATCCGGCGGTACGGCTGTCTCTCCCCATCCGCTCGTGGAATTCCATGAGCCGTTCGGCTTCTTCGACTTCGTCCGTCTGGAGCAGAGCGCCTGGTGCGCCGTATCCGACAGCGGCACCGTGCAGGAGGAATGCTGCCTGCTCGGCGTCCCGACCGTCACGATCCGCAATACGACGGAGCGGCCCGAGACGGTGGACTGCGGCAGCAACGTCGTCAGCGGCCTCCGTGCCGGCAATATCGCGGATGCCGTCGAGGTCATGACTTCTCTTCCGCCAAGCTGGACCCTTCCGGCAGGGTACCAGTCCCCCGACGTTTCAGACATCGTAGTGAAATATTTGCTTGGAGGGAAATGGAATGTTTGA
- a CDS encoding polysaccharide biosynthesis protein, with protein sequence MFENSRILVTGGTGSWGYELIRQLLPQNPKEIVVFSRSESAQVTMSRTFEDSRLTFRIGDIRDLDALTKATMGMDYVFHLAALKHVPVCEEQPYEALKTNVLGTQNVIEAATANKVKRVIYISTDKAANPSNFYGMTKAIGEKLIVYANLLHTDTKFVCVRGGNVLGTNGSVIHLFTNQIRGKGQVRLTDRRMTRFFLTLQDAISLLFKASEESLGGEIFVMTMPTCRIEELAEVLMEDIGVKADVIETGIRPGEKLHEILLTEFESKSTVIYDKEYLVILPPLDIPGLQAHYASYEAVAFDSFCSSENLMNKQEIQDMLKRGGFLS encoded by the coding sequence ATGTTTGAAAACTCGCGTATTCTCGTTACCGGAGGCACCGGTTCCTGGGGGTATGAGCTGATTCGCCAGCTGCTGCCGCAAAATCCGAAGGAAATCGTCGTGTTCTCCCGCAGCGAATCTGCCCAGGTGACGATGAGCCGCACGTTCGAAGACTCCCGTCTGACGTTCCGGATCGGCGACATCCGCGACCTGGATGCGCTGACGAAGGCGACGATGGGCATGGATTACGTCTTCCATCTGGCCGCGCTCAAGCATGTGCCGGTCTGCGAGGAGCAGCCCTATGAAGCGCTCAAGACCAATGTGCTCGGCACGCAGAACGTCATCGAGGCGGCAACCGCGAACAAAGTGAAGCGCGTCATCTATATATCGACCGACAAGGCGGCCAATCCGTCGAACTTCTACGGCATGACCAAGGCGATCGGAGAGAAGCTGATCGTCTACGCGAACCTGCTTCACACCGATACGAAGTTCGTCTGCGTGCGCGGCGGCAATGTGCTCGGCACGAACGGAAGCGTCATCCACCTGTTCACGAACCAGATCCGCGGCAAAGGCCAGGTCCGCCTGACCGACCGCCGCATGACGCGCTTTTTCCTGACGCTGCAGGATGCGATCTCGCTCTTGTTCAAGGCTTCGGAGGAAAGCCTCGGAGGCGAAATCTTCGTCATGACGATGCCGACCTGCCGCATCGAGGAGCTGGCCGAGGTGCTGATGGAGGATATCGGCGTCAAAGCCGATGTCATCGAGACCGGCATCCGTCCCGGAGAAAAGCTGCATGAAATCCTGCTCACCGAATTCGAAAGCAAGAGCACCGTCATCTACGACAAGGAATATCTCGTCATCCTGCCTCCGCTCGATATTCCCGGCCTGCAAGCCCATTACGCCTCTTATGAAGCGGTCGCCTTCGACAGCTTCTGCTCCAGCGAGAATCTGATGAACAAGCAGGAGATCCAGGATATGCTGAAGCGGGGCGGCTTCCTCTCATGA
- a CDS encoding SDR family oxidoreductase: protein MKLLIIGGGGMAGSMMVDYFRRRTGFEVVWTTRGGRGGSLPLEASDLEAVRSLLESQRPDLVVNCVGKLNRDAEDHPLEAYIVNGLLPHWLAFAASEIGARLIHISSDCVFEGDRGGYSELDIPDGKSVYARSKALGELRGSGHLTIRTSIIGPDANPKGIGLLKWFLEQKGSVSGYSRVYWNGVTTLELAKAVEYAASRPEIGGLVHLLAAAPASKLEMLEMFKQAYGRNDIDITATAEPFIDRTLTAVRADWDYKAPGIAQMVAEMAEWERRS from the coding sequence ATGAAGCTGCTCATCATCGGAGGCGGCGGAATGGCAGGCTCGATGATGGTCGACTATTTCCGCCGCCGTACAGGGTTCGAAGTCGTCTGGACGACCCGCGGCGGCCGCGGCGGCTCGCTCCCTCTGGAGGCCTCCGATCTGGAGGCCGTCCGGAGCTTGCTGGAATCCCAGCGCCCGGATCTCGTCGTCAACTGCGTCGGCAAGCTCAACCGCGACGCAGAGGATCATCCGCTCGAGGCTTACATCGTGAACGGGCTGCTTCCCCACTGGCTGGCTTTCGCCGCCTCGGAGATCGGAGCGAGGCTGATCCACATCAGCTCCGACTGCGTCTTCGAGGGAGACCGGGGCGGGTACAGCGAGCTGGATATTCCGGACGGCAAGAGCGTGTACGCGCGCTCGAAAGCTCTCGGGGAACTGCGCGGCTCCGGGCATCTGACGATCCGCACGTCCATCATCGGTCCGGATGCGAATCCGAAGGGAATCGGCTTGCTGAAGTGGTTTCTGGAGCAGAAAGGTTCGGTATCGGGCTACAGCCGCGTATACTGGAACGGAGTGACGACGCTGGAGCTCGCCAAGGCGGTTGAGTATGCGGCTTCGAGGCCGGAGATCGGCGGCCTCGTGCATCTGCTGGCCGCGGCGCCGGCGAGCAAGCTGGAAATGCTGGAGATGTTCAAGCAGGCCTACGGCCGCAATGACATTGACATCACGGCCACTGCCGAGCCGTTCATCGACCGGACGCTGACTGCCGTGCGCGCCGACTGGGACTACAAGGCCCCCGGCATCGCGCAGATGGTGGCGGAGATGGCGGAGTGGGAGCGCCGGAGCTGA
- a CDS encoding NAD-dependent epimerase/dehydratase family protein, with the protein MGIGGKREQESAGSAEEQELAGEKERVKEKEPAGEKERVKEQEQAGEKEPAGEKEPAGEKELAGEKELAGEKEPAGEISYVEICGISTELPGSKLLVTGAGGFCGGHAVRHFTAAGYEVHAMFRPGSVRTAEGRENGAHHVELCDLEDMDALRVLVDRIRPDAVLHLAGSNHAGASWKEPAAFLQANLMGTVHLLEAVREAGHSCRIVVAGSMLGYVLPEAGLPRPPHPYSLSKTFQLAAALSWHSMYGMDIIVADPGNLTGPGPSTGLCALLARYAASCEAAAASGGAPPPVFKLSSSMEQRDFLDVRDAVSAYEAIIRHGVSGRRYAIASGTMRTLGELAGICQSLATCPLEIEIGSSSAASPQPADVSSLRALGWVPVISFERSVADTLESERKALKLI; encoded by the coding sequence ATGGGAATCGGCGGCAAGCGCGAGCAGGAATCAGCCGGATCGGCGGAGGAGCAGGAGCTGGCAGGGGAGAAGGAGCGGGTAAAGGAGAAGGAACCGGCAGGGGAGAAGGAACGGGTAAAGGAGCAGGAACAGGCAGGGGAGAAGGAGCCGGCAGGGGAGAAGGAACCGGCGGGGGAGAAGGAGCTGGCAGGGGAGAAGGAGCTGGCAGGGGAGAAGGAACCGGCAGGGGAAATCAGCTATGTGGAGATCTGCGGAATTTCAACCGAACTGCCTGGGAGCAAGCTGCTTGTCACCGGTGCCGGAGGCTTCTGCGGCGGACATGCGGTGCGGCATTTCACAGCCGCCGGATACGAGGTGCATGCGATGTTCAGACCAGGCTCCGTGCGGACTGCTGAAGGCCGAGAGAATGGAGCTCACCATGTAGAGCTATGCGATCTGGAGGACATGGACGCTCTGCGCGTTCTGGTCGACCGGATTCGTCCCGATGCCGTGCTGCATTTGGCGGGCTCCAACCATGCGGGCGCTTCGTGGAAGGAGCCTGCCGCTTTTCTGCAAGCCAACCTCATGGGAACCGTCCATCTGCTTGAGGCGGTGCGCGAGGCAGGCCATTCATGCCGCATCGTCGTCGCGGGCTCCATGCTTGGTTATGTCCTGCCCGAAGCCGGGCTTCCCCGGCCTCCGCATCCCTACAGCCTCAGCAAAACCTTTCAACTCGCGGCAGCGTTGAGCTGGCACTCGATGTACGGCATGGATATCATCGTGGCCGATCCGGGCAACCTGACCGGTCCGGGTCCTTCGACCGGCCTCTGCGCCTTGCTTGCCCGTTATGCGGCTTCTTGCGAAGCGGCGGCGGCATCGGGCGGGGCGCCGCCTCCTGTGTTTAAGCTGTCATCCTCGATGGAGCAGCGGGATTTTCTCGACGTCCGGGATGCCGTCAGCGCTTATGAAGCCATCATCCGGCATGGCGTCTCCGGAAGGCGTTACGCGATCGCCTCCGGAACGATGCGGACGCTGGGCGAGCTGGCCGGCATCTGCCAAAGCCTTGCTACCTGCCCGCTCGAAATCGAGATCGGCTCCAGTTCGGCCGCTTCGCCGCAGCCTGCGGATGTCTCCTCGCTGCGGGCGCTTGGCTGGGTTCCCGTCATATCGTTTGAGCGGTCCGTCGCGGACACGCTGGAGTCGGAGCGCAAAGCTTTGAAGCTGATTTGA
- a CDS encoding TerC family protein, which produces MTTSVLLEYAWVLLVLIGLEGILAADNALVISIMVKHLPEKERKKALFYGLGGAFVFRFASLFIISFLAHVWYVQALGAAYLLYIAISHMVKRLFVKQDKLKKEAEKKPENFWVTVLKVELADIAFAVDAILAAVALAITLPATTLPRIGGIDGAQFILILTGGIIGLVIMRFAATYFGKLLVERPGLETAAFAIVGWVGIKLAIYTVGHSDVALISSSFPKSGLWKGIFWTVLILIAVVGWFASKPKAGSRGDGGDDRGGRSGGRGSERSGGSRQPAR; this is translated from the coding sequence CTGACAACCTCGGTCCTTTTGGAATACGCGTGGGTGCTTCTGGTGCTGATCGGATTGGAAGGAATTCTGGCTGCGGACAACGCGCTGGTCATCTCCATCATGGTCAAGCATCTCCCGGAAAAGGAGCGGAAAAAAGCTCTGTTCTACGGGCTCGGAGGAGCCTTCGTCTTCCGGTTCGCTTCCCTGTTCATCATCTCCTTCCTCGCCCATGTCTGGTATGTGCAGGCGCTCGGAGCCGCTTACCTGCTGTACATTGCGATCAGCCATATGGTCAAGCGGCTGTTCGTCAAGCAGGACAAGCTCAAGAAGGAAGCCGAGAAGAAGCCCGAAAACTTCTGGGTGACGGTGCTCAAGGTCGAGCTGGCCGACATCGCCTTCGCGGTCGACGCCATTCTCGCGGCTGTCGCGCTGGCGATCACGCTGCCGGCGACAACGCTGCCCCGGATCGGCGGCATCGACGGCGCCCAGTTCATCCTCATCCTGACAGGCGGCATCATCGGCCTGGTCATCATGAGGTTCGCCGCCACTTACTTCGGCAAGCTGCTGGTGGAGCGGCCCGGACTGGAGACGGCCGCCTTCGCCATCGTCGGCTGGGTCGGCATCAAGCTCGCGATCTATACGGTCGGCCACTCCGATGTCGCCCTCATCAGCTCCAGCTTCCCGAAAAGCGGCTTATGGAAGGGCATCTTCTGGACGGTGCTCATCCTGATCGCCGTCGTCGGCTGGTTCGCGTCCAAGCCGAAGGCGGGCAGCCGCGGCGATGGCGGCGACGACAGAGGCGGGCGCAGCGGCGGACGCGGTAGCGAGCGCAGCGGCGGGTCGCGCCAGCCTGCGCGGTAG
- a CDS encoding sensor histidine kinase, translating into MNNPLTRLSVKMQMILLFLMMAIPILGLFVYGNMKAESILKRNITNAYAELNKQNLVIIDKDMDNINRITTTIIQNPATQAIVPGSLEPVLDRVKKYAAMDKLLRVYSTGTDGENPIYYSLYVYDPSSEFYFAPSIQMTQNGVYFLDSDNKPAWYDKAVENKGLGFMQVIDNNTAFSKEKTLAYIRAVNNIGEGNVIGVLVAYKMDSKIVDSLRSVNLPDGEMFLTDSQGTIMSSTVQGKLGTKVELPEEVVAAARSARSDMPYHAVNSDDIYVVSAANALNLRLVYEIPVQSLLQQQKELKNVILFISIAYTLLGCIVMIYFWRSLMTPLQRLSTFVRRYEPGKRVPETPGQSRSDEVGVLISAVYGMARRLNSLIHDRYQMEIRQKEAQLQILYHQINPHLLYNTLESIYWKSSLEGNSESAEMIKDLSKLMKISLSRGREIISLAEEREHAAAYVALQQRRYEADFKMEWDVPEELGSIGIPKITLQPLIENAIIHGIKHMGEDGLIRVAAVRDEEGRIRVTVEDNGYKAVDYAAIERWLGEQDSSPAIGYGIRNIDQRIRLRYGYPYGLGIGPRPGGGTKVSILLPDQEQQSNEAGIESDGEDN; encoded by the coding sequence ATGAACAATCCCCTTACCAGGCTCAGCGTGAAAATGCAGATGATCCTGCTGTTTTTGATGATGGCCATTCCGATTCTGGGGCTGTTCGTCTACGGCAATATGAAAGCGGAAAGCATTTTGAAGCGCAACATCACGAACGCCTATGCCGAGCTGAACAAGCAGAATCTGGTCATCATCGACAAGGACATGGACAATATCAACCGGATCACGACGACGATCATCCAGAATCCCGCAACGCAGGCCATCGTTCCCGGCAGCCTGGAGCCGGTGCTGGACCGGGTCAAGAAATACGCGGCGATGGACAAGCTGCTGCGGGTTTATTCGACCGGCACGGATGGAGAGAATCCGATCTACTATTCCCTTTACGTGTACGATCCCTCAAGCGAGTTCTATTTCGCCCCCTCCATCCAGATGACGCAGAACGGCGTCTACTTCCTCGATTCCGACAACAAGCCGGCCTGGTACGACAAGGCGGTCGAGAACAAGGGACTCGGCTTCATGCAGGTCATCGACAACAACACCGCCTTCAGCAAGGAGAAGACGCTCGCCTACATCCGCGCGGTCAACAACATCGGCGAAGGGAACGTCATCGGCGTCCTGGTCGCGTACAAGATGGACAGCAAGATCGTCGATTCGCTGCGCTCGGTGAATCTGCCCGACGGCGAGATGTTCCTGACGGACAGCCAGGGCACGATCATGTCCTCCACCGTCCAGGGCAAGCTCGGCACCAAGGTCGAGCTGCCGGAAGAGGTCGTCGCCGCGGCCAGATCCGCCCGAAGCGACATGCCGTACCATGCAGTGAACAGCGACGATATCTATGTCGTCAGCGCGGCCAATGCGCTGAACCTGCGCCTCGTCTACGAGATTCCGGTCCAATCGCTGCTCCAGCAGCAAAAGGAGCTCAAAAATGTCATTCTGTTCATCTCGATCGCGTATACGCTGCTCGGCTGCATCGTCATGATCTACTTCTGGCGCTCGCTCATGACGCCGCTGCAGCGCCTCTCGACGTTCGTGCGCCGCTACGAGCCGGGCAAGCGGGTGCCGGAGACGCCGGGGCAATCGCGCAGCGACGAGGTCGGCGTCCTCATCTCCGCCGTATACGGGATGGCGAGGAGGCTCAACAGCCTCATCCACGACCGCTACCAGATGGAGATCCGGCAGAAGGAGGCGCAGCTCCAGATCCTGTACCATCAGATCAATCCGCATCTGCTGTACAACACGCTGGAGAGCATCTATTGGAAAAGCTCGCTCGAGGGCAATTCCGAATCGGCGGAGATGATCAAGGACTTGTCGAAGCTGATGAAGATCAGCCTCAGCCGGGGCCGCGAGATCATCTCGCTGGCGGAGGAGCGCGAGCATGCCGCAGCCTATGTGGCCCTTCAGCAGCGGAGATATGAAGCCGATTTCAAGATGGAGTGGGACGTTCCGGAGGAGCTCGGGAGCATCGGCATTCCCAAGATCACCCTGCAGCCGCTGATCGAGAACGCCATCATCCACGGAATCAAGCATATGGGCGAGGACGGGCTCATCCGGGTCGCAGCCGTCCGGGACGAAGAAGGAAGAATCCGCGTGACGGTGGAGGACAACGGCTACAAGGCCGTTGATTACGCCGCGATCGAGCGCTGGCTCGGGGAGCAGGACAGCTCTCCGGCAATCGGATACGGCATACGCAACATCGACCAGAGGATCCGTCTGCGGTACGGCTATCCGTATGGACTGGGGATCGGACCGAGGCCTGGCGGAGGCACGAAGGTAAGCATCCTGCTGCCGGATCAGGAGCAGCAATCAAACGAGGCAGGCATCGAATCAGACGGGGAGGACAATTGA
- a CDS encoding response regulator has translation MHRILIVDDEPLICKGLASLLAGAGLGITDIHTASNGYEALDYLRMEEVDLMITDIQMPGMNGIDLMHQAKLLKPWVQTIVVSAHETFQYAQMAIRLGARDYLIKPLNSSQLLDSVRNALLNSEKPVSGDQDYLAKASSQFRLRAPDSGQSAALLKLLVAPPAGPAQGLALMEQAGIASSGPYFAMIRIRADFGGGNYSARDKDLLAYAMMNISCELLEQEWDPIPCLLPGWEVGALIGWSEAKYEDTTVSKVNQLDMIGRSLHHNLDSCLHLPVTLGISQIARGAEFLSMLSAQAARALDWSGKHPDQKVFYYGDFSWSDPQQEASDEELSAQSNLIVERSKRYIEEHYAQKGLTLHEVSQRNHVSPNYLSYLFKKITGNNLWEYVIKLRMEEGRRLLMTTDLRRYEVAERVGYESPEHFSKIFKKYYGHSPSELKK, from the coding sequence ATGCACCGAATATTGATCGTGGACGACGAACCGCTTATCTGCAAAGGGCTGGCCAGCCTTCTGGCGGGAGCGGGACTTGGCATCACCGACATCCATACGGCGAGCAACGGCTATGAGGCGCTGGATTATTTGCGCATGGAGGAAGTCGACCTCATGATCACCGACATCCAGATGCCGGGAATGAACGGAATCGATCTCATGCATCAGGCGAAGCTGCTCAAGCCTTGGGTGCAGACGATCGTCGTCTCCGCCCACGAGACGTTCCAGTATGCGCAGATGGCAATCCGCCTGGGAGCGAGGGACTATCTGATCAAGCCGCTGAACAGCAGCCAGCTGCTGGATTCGGTCCGCAACGCGCTGCTCAATTCCGAGAAGCCGGTATCCGGGGATCAGGATTATCTGGCGAAGGCGAGCTCGCAGTTCCGCCTGCGCGCGCCGGACAGCGGCCAGAGCGCCGCCCTGCTGAAGCTGCTCGTCGCGCCGCCGGCTGGACCTGCGCAAGGACTTGCGCTGATGGAGCAGGCGGGCATCGCTTCATCCGGCCCTTACTTCGCCATGATCCGCATCCGCGCGGATTTCGGCGGAGGGAATTATTCCGCCCGGGACAAGGACCTGCTCGCCTACGCGATGATGAACATTTCCTGCGAGCTGCTGGAGCAGGAGTGGGACCCGATCCCCTGCCTGCTCCCCGGCTGGGAGGTCGGCGCCTTGATCGGCTGGAGCGAGGCCAAGTACGAAGATACGACGGTAAGCAAGGTGAACCAGCTCGACATGATCGGCCGCAGCCTGCACCATAATCTGGACAGCTGCCTTCATCTTCCGGTCACGCTCGGCATCAGCCAGATCGCCCGGGGAGCCGAATTCCTCTCGATGCTCAGCGCCCAGGCGGCGCGCGCTCTGGACTGGAGCGGCAAGCATCCGGACCAGAAGGTGTTCTACTACGGCGACTTCAGCTGGAGCGATCCGCAGCAGGAGGCCAGCGACGAGGAGCTGTCCGCGCAGAGCAATCTCATCGTGGAGCGTTCCAAGCGCTATATCGAGGAGCACTACGCGCAGAAGGGGCTGACCTTGCACGAGGTCTCGCAGCGCAACCACGTCAGTCCCAATTACCTCAGCTACCTGTTCAAGAAAATAACCGGGAACAACCTGTGGGAATACGTCATCAAGCTGCGCATGGAAGAGGGGCGCCGGCTGCTGATGACGACCGATCTGAGGCGCTACGAGGTCGCGGAGCGGGTCGGGTACGAATCTCCCGAGCATTTCAGCAAAATATTCAAAAAGTACTATGGGCACAGCCCGAGCGAGTTGAAAAAATAG